A genomic region of Rhea pennata isolate bPtePen1 chromosome 14, bPtePen1.pri, whole genome shotgun sequence contains the following coding sequences:
- the ZNF346 gene encoding zinc finger protein 346 isoform X3, which yields MADGAGSNGDAAALPVGKEAVDRMIRENSHIFTDAQCKVCSALLISESQKLAHYQSKKHANKVRRYLSIHGEEELAHGKKMKLDAKQENKQESSNGEDRNKCCPICNMTFSSPAVATSHYLGKTHAKNVKQQSPKVEEVVPSQKHPATLPASTVSSNEENKDITDPDKFCSLCHATFNNPLMAKQHYVGKKHRKQETKHKLMAHYGRTADASASSFMGTKLLASCVC from the exons ATGGCGGACGGGGCGGGTAGCAACGGGGacgcggcggcgctgccggtgGGCAAGGAGgcag TCGATCGCATGATCAGAGAGaacagtcacattttcacagacGCCCAGTGTAAAGTGTGTAGCGCTCTGCTCATCTCAGAGTCCCAGAAGCTTGCGCATTACCAG AGTAAGAAACACGCAAACAAAGTGAGGAGATACTTGTCTATCCATGGTGAAGAGGAGCTTGCGcatgggaagaaaatgaagctggATGCTAAGCAG GAGAacaagcaggagagcagcaatGGAGAAGACAGGAACAAGTGTTGTCCCATCTGTAATATGACCTtttcctctccagctgtggcaaCTTCTCACTACTTAGGCAAGACTCATGCCAAGAACGTGAAGCAGCAGTCCCCCAAAGTAGAAG AAGTGGTGCCCTCCCAGAAACATCCTGCCACCCTTCCTGCCTCTACTGTGTCTTCTAATGAAGAGAACAAGGACATTACTGACCCAGACAAGTTCTGTAGCCTCTGTCACGCTACTTTCAATAACCCCCTCATGGCAAAACAGCATTATGTAGGCAAGAAGCATAGAAAGCAAGAGACCAAACACAAGCTGATGGCGCACTATGGCCGAACTGCTGATGCATCGGCATCGTCCTTCATGG GCACCAAGTTGTTGGCTAGCTGTGTGTGTTAA
- the ZNF346 gene encoding zinc finger protein 346 isoform X1 gives MADGAGSNGDAAALPVGKEAVDRMIRENSHIFTDAQCKVCSALLISESQKLAHYQSKKHANKVRRYLSIHGEEELAHGKKMKLDAKQENKQESSNGEDRNKCCPICNMTFSSPAVATSHYLGKTHAKNVKQQSPKVEEVVPSQKHPATLPASTVSSNEENKDITDPDKFCSLCHATFNNPLMAKQHYVGKKHRKQETKHKLMAHYGRTADASASSFMAGKGYPCNTCNIVLNSIEQYQAHISGFKHKNQMPGAVPIVGSFPPQQYVREESTAPGGYSYFSQDF, from the exons ATGGCGGACGGGGCGGGTAGCAACGGGGacgcggcggcgctgccggtgGGCAAGGAGgcag TCGATCGCATGATCAGAGAGaacagtcacattttcacagacGCCCAGTGTAAAGTGTGTAGCGCTCTGCTCATCTCAGAGTCCCAGAAGCTTGCGCATTACCAG AGTAAGAAACACGCAAACAAAGTGAGGAGATACTTGTCTATCCATGGTGAAGAGGAGCTTGCGcatgggaagaaaatgaagctggATGCTAAGCAG GAGAacaagcaggagagcagcaatGGAGAAGACAGGAACAAGTGTTGTCCCATCTGTAATATGACCTtttcctctccagctgtggcaaCTTCTCACTACTTAGGCAAGACTCATGCCAAGAACGTGAAGCAGCAGTCCCCCAAAGTAGAAG AAGTGGTGCCCTCCCAGAAACATCCTGCCACCCTTCCTGCCTCTACTGTGTCTTCTAATGAAGAGAACAAGGACATTACTGACCCAGACAAGTTCTGTAGCCTCTGTCACGCTACTTTCAATAACCCCCTCATGGCAAAACAGCATTATGTAGGCAAGAAGCATAGAAAGCAAGAGACCAAACACAAGCTGATGGCGCACTATGGCCGAACTGCTGATGCATCGGCATCGTCCTTCATGG CTGGGAAGGGGTACCCCTGCAACACATGTAACATAGTACTGAACTCCATAGAGCAGTACCAAGCTCACATCAGTGGCTTCAAACACAAGAATCA GATGCCAGGAGCAGTGCCGATTGTAGGATCATTTCCACCACAGCAGTATGTTCGGGAAGAGTCAACTGCCCCAGGAGGCTACAGTTATTTCAGCCAAGACTTCTAG
- the ZNF346 gene encoding zinc finger protein 346 isoform X2 → MIRENSHIFTDAQCKVCSALLISESQKLAHYQSKKHANKVRRYLSIHGEEELAHGKKMKLDAKQENKQESSNGEDRNKCCPICNMTFSSPAVATSHYLGKTHAKNVKQQSPKVEEVVPSQKHPATLPASTVSSNEENKDITDPDKFCSLCHATFNNPLMAKQHYVGKKHRKQETKHKLMAHYGRTADASASSFMAGKGYPCNTCNIVLNSIEQYQAHISGFKHKNQMPGAVPIVGSFPPQQYVREESTAPGGYSYFSQDF, encoded by the exons ATGATCAGAGAGaacagtcacattttcacagacGCCCAGTGTAAAGTGTGTAGCGCTCTGCTCATCTCAGAGTCCCAGAAGCTTGCGCATTACCAG AGTAAGAAACACGCAAACAAAGTGAGGAGATACTTGTCTATCCATGGTGAAGAGGAGCTTGCGcatgggaagaaaatgaagctggATGCTAAGCAG GAGAacaagcaggagagcagcaatGGAGAAGACAGGAACAAGTGTTGTCCCATCTGTAATATGACCTtttcctctccagctgtggcaaCTTCTCACTACTTAGGCAAGACTCATGCCAAGAACGTGAAGCAGCAGTCCCCCAAAGTAGAAG AAGTGGTGCCCTCCCAGAAACATCCTGCCACCCTTCCTGCCTCTACTGTGTCTTCTAATGAAGAGAACAAGGACATTACTGACCCAGACAAGTTCTGTAGCCTCTGTCACGCTACTTTCAATAACCCCCTCATGGCAAAACAGCATTATGTAGGCAAGAAGCATAGAAAGCAAGAGACCAAACACAAGCTGATGGCGCACTATGGCCGAACTGCTGATGCATCGGCATCGTCCTTCATGG CTGGGAAGGGGTACCCCTGCAACACATGTAACATAGTACTGAACTCCATAGAGCAGTACCAAGCTCACATCAGTGGCTTCAAACACAAGAATCA GATGCCAGGAGCAGTGCCGATTGTAGGATCATTTCCACCACAGCAGTATGTTCGGGAAGAGTCAACTGCCCCAGGAGGCTACAGTTATTTCAGCCAAGACTTCTAG